The Lichenihabitans psoromatis genomic interval GCGACGGCCGGTTTGTCCCGCTCTACGATCCTGCCCTGATGCACAATCTCGCGAAGCTCGACCTCGATGCGGTACCGGTGCTCTGGCCGCAATTTGAGGGCCTGCGACATGTCCCGGTTCTGGTCGTGCGCGGCGAAAACTCCGATCTGCTCTCCGCCGCGACTGTCACCGAGATGACCAAACGACATCCCGACTGCGCGGCCGTCACGGTGCCGGGCCAAGGTCATGCACCGTTGCTGATCGACACCCCGACGACGCGTCGCATCTGCCAATTTGTCGAACGATGCGGATTCAATCTACACTCAACAGCGGCGGCCCAACGCGGCTTATCCTTGCTGTTGTAAGACAATGAGGCGGACGACGGCTGCTTCGTCGCAGCATTACACACTATAAAATAGATGACGTTACGTCATTTTTATAATCTCGACTGTTGCCGGTTGGCCGCCGAGAAAAACTTGTGCCCTCGAGTCAATTGCGACTTGATCAATAGCCGTCACCTGTCATGTTGAACGAGCTTGATAACAAACTGAATTTTCGCTGCCGACTTATATTATCGTCTCGGTCGATTGCCCTCTATGGCCATGCGTTCAGCTATGGCGAGACCCGAATGCGAATGGATCAAACGATACAGGACAACAGGCGTGCCCGACAGAAGTCGAGCCCAATCGCGTGGTGGCATGCAGGGCGTTCACGCGCCCGATCGGACGCCGCCGATATGCTGTTGGACTATGGAAGTCATGCCTATGAGGTGGCGACCCGCTTGGCGCGAGCAGAACGTCGTTACCGCATCATCGACATTTCTCTGCCACCCGGCCACTGGGAACGGGTGAGGCGCAACATCAAGCGGCGGCTCGTCTTGAAAGACTAGGCCGACTCGCTGCAACAGTCAGCGACGACACAGCCTTCGGCTGAAGCCAGCAGCGATGGAGAACGGCTGCCCCGAGCACGACCATCGCAAAAGCCTGATGTGCGAGGGCCGCATCGAGCGGGACCGCCCACACGAGTGTGGTGATGCCGATCACCGCCTGACACGCGATCAGGAGCGCCAGTGCAAGTGCGGTGCGCGATGCGGGTTGACCCGGCAATGTGCGCGCGCAATCGACGGCGTGACCCACGGCCGCGATCAAGAGAAGGTAGGCCATGAGGCGATGATCGAATTGTGCCGTGGTCGCGTTCTCGAAGATGTTCCGCCAGAGCGGCGACTGAAACCATAATTCGCTCGAGGGCGGAACGAGGTGGTCGCCCATTAATGGCCAGCTATTATAGATTTTCCCAGCCCGCAGGCCCGCAACGAGGGCGCCGAGACCAATCTGCACGAAAACGAGCCCGATCAGGACAGTCGCGCTGCGACGAATCCGATCCGGCACGAGGCTCGACGAGGACGACGTCCGCAAGCTTTCCGCGAACCAGACCGAGAGCGCCAAAGTGACGGACGCGACGAGAAGGTGCAGCGCCAAGAGATATTGAGAGACCTCGGTTCGATCGACGAGGCCGGATTTGACCATCAACCAGCCAATGACGCCTTGCATGCCACCAAGCGCCAACAAGCCGACGAGCTTGATCTTGAGGTTGCGGGTCAGAGCGCCCGTGAGCCAGAAATAAGCCAGCGGCAAAGCCACGGCAAAGCCAATGATCCGGCCGAGCAACCGATGCGACCATTCCCAATAGAAGATCGACTTGAAGCCCTCGACATCCATGTCGGGAAACACGCGGGCATATTGCGGGATCGTCTTGTAGCGCTCGAACTCCGCTTGCCACGCGTCGGCCGTGAGCGGCGGAATGATGCCGCTGATCGGCTTCCACTCGGTGATCGAAAGCCCAGATTCGGTCAGCCGGGTGGCTCCTCCGACCACGACCATCAGCAAGATCAAAAGCGCGACGAACCACAGCCAGGCGCGCACCTGACCGAGGCGGCCGGATTGCGAGACGGACCTGATGGCCTGATGTCCGTCTGCCGGACGACCAAGCGAGGCACCATCAAGAGTCGTACGTGTAGACATTCGGCCAAACACCTGTTTTGTCACGCTGCGCGAGAACAAGAAACGTCTAGGCTGACGTGCATCGCCGGTCCAGACGCGACCCTGTCGCATCGAGCAAAGCACAAACAACCGCCGAGGACTGGATATGAGGAGACGCACTCGAAAATTCATCGGCGCCGGCGTCATGCTCGCATTTGTCGCGATCTATGCGGTCGTCGCGATGCTGGTTGCGCAGTCCGAGCCAGTCCATCGAGCCCCTGGGTGGGCGCAGGGGATCTTCTATGCCATTGTCGGGCTTGCATGGATCCTGCCGTTGATGCCGTTGATCCGCTGGATGGAACGCCCGGATCCCGACGAGGTCGTTTCCGCCTTGTGACGCTAAGTCACGTGACGTCGATTCGTCGGCCACGGTTCCAAACCGCAAATGCGACACCCGACAGCAGAATGTCGAGGCACGCACCGCTCTGGTATCGACCATCGATCGAGACCCGAGGGAGCGCCATCGGATGCTTGGCATGGCCGGAATAGAGCAGCCCGGGCCGCGTCGTGACGCCACTGACATAGCCTGCTTGCGCCGCGAGTGCGAAGTCGCGCGGCCCGGCTGAGGTGGGATCGCCGACCGGATAGGCGACATGCCGAACCGGCCGTCCCGTGTGCTCCTCGAGCATCTGCTTGGCTTGTCGCAATTCCTCGAGAACCTTGGCTTCGGCATGTTTAGCCAACATCGGATGCGTGACCGTATGGGACCCGATGGTGATCAGCGGATGCCGGGACAGTGCTTCGATTGCGGGCCAATCGAGGCATTCCCGCTCCACAAGCGTTCGCCCGTCCACGCCCGCGCGTCCGCATAGCTCGGCGATCGTCGATAATAATTGGTCCTCCGGCCCGCGCCGAAGCCGCCGAGAGATTGCCGCGAAGGCCTCCCGCTTCTCTGCCGTTCCGACGGCTGGTAGCTCGACGCGATCCCCCCCGATGTCGACCTCGACACGATCGAGATGGCGGATCGCTTCTTCAAGTTCGAGCCACCAGAGCCGCGCGGTTCGGTCGGCAAAGCCGGTCGTCACATAAACGGTGGCGGGCGCCTGATGACGGTCCAGGACCGGCAGAGCCCACTCGACATTGTCACGATAACCGTCGTCGAAAGTCAGAACCGCGACGGGTGGGCCGTCGCTCCGCTCGCGCAGAACCGCGATGGCCTCATCCATGGTGACGATGCGATAACCGGACTGCCGAAGCCGCAGGATCGTCGCCTCGAGAAAGGCGGGCGTGATCTCGAGCGCCTCGTTGGGCGCGAAGGTCTCCGGCCCGGTCGGTCGCACATGATGGAACATCACAATCGCGCCGACGCCGCGCGCCAGCGGCGCGGCGATGCGATGCAGGCCCAGCGCCGCGATCACATCGAAACCGCTACTGATCAAACGATGGCGCAGGCTCATCCGACTTTCCGGCGCGAGAGGATGCCGCGACACACGGGACCATAGGCGTGAGCTCACGCCATCCGCACTCTACGCAAGAGGATATTGAGGTTTGATTGCTAAGGATGCGAGAGGGCTTCCGGAGCACCGATGCAAAGCGAGCGCGACGACGACGCAGAACGGCTCGCCGCGCATGTGGCACGGGTCACCGTCTTCGATGACCCCACGGCGGCCGCGGCCGAATGGGACGCGCTACAGGCCATCTCGACCATCTCGCCCTATCAGACCAGAGCCTTTCTCACGGCTTGGTGCGAGACAGAGGGACGCGCCAATGCCACGACGCCCATGATCGTGGTCGCCTATGACGACCGGGACCGCGCTATAGCGCTACTGCCACTCGGGCGAAGTCGCGTGAAGCTGCTCTGGGTCGCACGCTTTCTCGGCGGCAAACACGCGAACTACAATCTTGGCCTGTTCGACCCCTCCCTTGTGTGGAGACGCGAGCAGATCGGCGCCCTGCTCCGGCAGGCCGCAGCCTCGATCGAACCATCGCTCGACGTCTACGGCTTTATCAATCAGCCGCTGACGTGGGACGGCACCCCCAATCCGCTGACGCTTCTGCCGTCGCAACCGAGCCCGAGTTTCAGCCATAGAGCCACTTTGAACGCCGACCCGGATCGGTTTTTCAACGACCAGCTTTCGGCGCGCTCTCGCAAAACGCTGCGGAGCAAGCGCACGGCCCTCGAACGTCAAGGACCCGTCTCGACCTTAAGGGCACGCACGCCCGCCGAAATCGATGCGGTCCTGGCCGCCTATCTCGATCAGAAAAGCCGCAAATTCGCTGCGCTCGGGATTCGGGACGATGCGGGAAAGGCCGAGGCCCAAGCCTTTCTGCACCATGCCGCAGGACGCTCGAACAACCATCCCGCCAGTCTCGAATTGCACGCTCTGCTCTGCGGTGACCGGATTGTGGCCACCTTTGGCGGCCTCGGCCATGCCGGCCGTTTTTCGGGGCTGATCATGTCCTATGACGACGATCCGGCGACCGCGAAGACAAGCCCGGGCGACTTGCTACTCGTGCACGTTTTGGCCGAAAAATGCCGTGAGGGTTTCGCCAGCGTCGATCTCGGAATCGGAGAAGCCCGCTATAAGGCAACCTATTGCCCGATCACCGACCCGTTGGTCGACGGCTTTGTGCCAGTCTCGATCCGTGGGCGGGTGTTCGTCTGGATCGACGCGTTCAGGCTCCATATCAAGCGCCGCATCAAACAATCCCCGCGCGTCTGGGCGCTGGCCCTCCGGCTTCGCAAGATCGCGCGTCGCGGCTCTTAAGGACTGTTCAGGCGGCGCTGCGAGCCGCCTGCCCGTCCAGCCCTGGCGCGGCGTCGAAGCCGATCACCTCGGCGACCCCGGCGGCGTAAAGGGCGGCACGGCTTGCATCGACATCCGACCGCGGCGCTTCGGGGGAAAAGAGCAGCACCGCGAGATCTGTTGGATCGGCGCGTCGGAGCATCTCGGTCGACACGCGCGGCACGGGAACCGCGAGCACCACATGATCGTAGGTCTCCGCGAGAGCATCGACGACCATGTCGAAGCCCTCGGCATTGCCTTCCAGTTGCCCCCGCCCAAGCGGAACGATGTGCAATCGCGACAGGGGATCACGATGGATCACTTCAGCGAAAGTCGTGGCGCCAACGAGCAGATCCTTGAGCCCAAGAACCGGGCCCCGCGCGGCGAGATCGTCCGCGCTTCGCATCAAGGCACGGTCCAGCCCACCGGGGACGGCACCACAATCGACCAGGATCACGCGATCCTGCCGAGCAAGCGCGCGCGCGAACGACAGGGCGACAGGCAGAACTGCGATCTCCGGATCGGCGCCGGCGATCACGACCCGCACCGCGCCATGCAGTTTGCGGCGCTGATGAATATCCTCGACCACGGCCTCGAATTGCCCGTCACCCCTGCGATCCCCCGTGGGGGTGCGCGCGAACGGGGCACCGGGCTCGACCGCCTGTGCCGACAAACCGCGGGGACGCCTCGATCGAGGATCGACGAAGGCATCGTCGCTAAACTCCGGATTGCCGCTGACCGGCACCGGCATTGATCCTGGCGACGTGTCACGCAGGAACGCACGACCCGAGAGCAATTCCCGAGCAATGATCAGACCGATCGACAGCAGCAAGCCCGCAAGCGTGAAAATCGCGATCATAGGACCTTTCTTCGGGAACGACGGGACTTCGGGCGCCACCGCGCGCGAGATGATCCGCGCATCCGCCGGCGTCGAGGCGGCACTCTCGCGGGCCAGAGCCTCCTGATATTTCTGCGTGTTAAACTCGAGCTGATCTTTCAGGAGACGCGCTTGCGATTCGAGATCGCGCAAAGCCACTTCGTCGCTCCCGGCCACGCTGGCGGTCTTTTTCTGCGTGTCGAGAGCGGTTTGAAGATTGACGACCCGGCTCGCCGCGATGCGAGCCTCGTTCTCCAGCGTCCGAACGGTTCTCTCGCCTTCAAGGCGCAGTTGCTGGTCGAGATCCGCCAGTTGGGCGCTCATTTCCTGCATCCGCGGATGGCCGGGCAACAAAGTGCGGCCTTGCTGGGCGATCTGCGCCTTGAGGGTAATGCGTTGATCGGAGATCCGGCGGATCAGGTCATTATTGGCGACATCCGGTACATCGCCGACGCGGTTGGCACGGATCATGTCCCGCAACAGCTTTGCCTTGGCTTGCGCGTCCGCCTCGGCGCTCCGCGCCTGCGCCAGTTGCGTGTTGATGTCAGTCAACTGCTGGGCCGTGATCGTCGTATTATTCGATCCGATCAGCAGGCCGTTGCCGGCGCGATAGGTCTGGGCCTTCGTTTCTGCCGCAGCCGCCCGCACCCGCAAATCGGCGATCAACGACGCCAGAGACGCGGCCGCCGTCCGGGCCGCGTCACGCTTCGTGCTCGACTGGAGGTTGATGTAGAGATCGGAAATCGTGTTCGCGGCCTTGGCGGCCAGATCGGGATTTTGCGACGTAAACTGGACGCTCAGCACCCGAGACTTGATCACCGGATAGACATTCAGCTTGTCGTAATACGAGGTCAGGATGCGCTCATCGGAGCTGACCCGCATCGGGTCCCGCTCGAGCCCGAGAAAAACCGCCGCGCGGGACAGCACGCCGAGACCGTTGGCCAGCGGATCGAATTCAGGATTGCCCTTGAGGTCGAGAGCCGTGATGGCGTCCCGCGCGATATCTCGCGACGAGATGAGTTGCACCTGGCTCTGCACCGCCTCGTCGTCCGGCAATTGTGCCGTTTCCCGCTCGCCGCGGTCAGGCCGCGTGAAGAAGTTCTCGCCATTCTCGATGAGAATTTTCGACTCGGCGGTGTAGCGCGGCTTCACCAGATTGACGCCGATGATCGAGGCGATGAAACAGAACGCGACGGGGCCGATGACCCATAATTTGCGGCGCGCGATCGTGCGACCGATCGACGACAGGTCGAGTTCGCGTCGGAACTCGGCGTCTCGCTGAAGGTCGTCCTCGCTCTCAATCCGCATGACCACTCCGACGCGACCGACCTCTCGAGGCCTTGCGGTCGGCGGCATCGACATTCTGTCGAATCCAGACGGACCACTCAGCTTATGGATCGATTAGACGGGATGGAGATTGAGGCTCCATTAACCGTAAGCGGATTTTTTCGCGATTTTGAGAGTCTTTTTCGAAGCTTGCGGCGTGAAAGCGTCAGAGCGCGCCAATGTGGCGCAGAATGACCGAGGCGGCGCACTCGCTCGGGACTTCGCCGGACTCAAGGCTCATCAGCGCGTCCAGGCGCCGCATCGCATCCGTTTGAGCTTGCCGCGTAGGCGTCTCGCGGAGCAAAGGCAGCAGCGCCGCCGCGAGACGCTCCGGCGTGCAGGCATCCCCAATGAATTCTGGGATATCGAGGCTGCCGGTCACGAGATTGGGCAGCACGATCGACGGCACCTTGATGAGAAACCGCAGCCGCATCTCGACCGGCGTGACCCGATAGGCAACGACAGTTGGTACGCCCGCCAAGGCGAGTTCGAGCGTCACCGTGCCGGACGCAGCAAGCGCCACTCTTGCGCGCCGGAATGCCGCGAGCTTCTCGGCCTCACCCCGAAGGATGCGGACCTGAACCGGCCAAGCAGCCGCGCGGGCCTCGATCTCGGCAGCCAGATGGTCGACGGCCGGCAGCACCACCTCGAGCGGTCCGTAAGACGCTTGCAAACGTTCCAGCGCCCCGCCGAAATCATCCATCAGGCGGCGGATTTCGGAATGACGCGACCCCGGCAGAACCACGACGACGGGAGGCTCCTCGCGGCGGCGATCCACATCCTGCGGCAAGGGACGAAACTCGTCGATCCGCTCGATCAGCGGGTGGCCCACATAGGTGCAGGTCGGCCCGCCGAGACGGGCATGAGCGGCCGGTTCGAACGGTAGAAGTGCGAGCACGTGATCGACATAGGCCCGCATGGCCTTTGCACGCCCCGTTCGCCAGGCCCAAACCGTGGGGCTGACATAGTCGATCACGGGAATGCCCGGCAGGCGCCGGCGCACGCGGCGGGCGACACGATGCGTGAAATCCGGGCTGTCGATGATGATCAACGCGTCGGGTTTGAACGCCACCGCGGCGGCGGCGGTCTCGGATATGCGGCGTAGCACGGTCGGCAGACGTTTAATGACCGGCAGAATGCCCATAACCGCGATATCGGTTAGGGGAAACAGCGACCGAAGCCCTTCGGCCTCCATGCGATCGCCGCCGACCCCCGCAAATGCGAGAGGCCGGGGCGAGAGACGACGCAAAGCCCGCATCAGCTTAAAGCCGAGTTGATCTCCGGAATGCTCCCCCGCCACGATAAAGAGCCGCAGCGGTGTTTCACGCCGGTCTGACGCACCGCCGACGGCGCGCGGGGGCTTCAACCCGCCACGTCCTTGACCTCGCGCGGGACGCAGATCGCGCGATCGGCTCCATTGCGGATGAAATCGAGAATTTCATGCACTTCGACGTGGGTCGAAAACTCGCCCGCCACATCTTCGACCCGCTCTTTTAGGGTTCCTTCCGCCGCAAAAAGAAGACGGTAGGCCCGCCGAAGATCGTGGATCTGCTCGCGCGTGAAGCCGCGACGCTTCAGCCCGATGAGATTGAGACCGGCCAGATGCGCGCGATTACCGAGCGCCATGCCATAGGGAATCACATCATTTTCGACCCCTGCGAGACCGCCGACGAAAGCATGCGGGCCTATGCGGACGAATTGGTGGACGGCTGCGCCGCCGCCTAGGATGACGAAATCACCAACGCGGCAATGGCCGGCCAACATCACATTGTTGGAGAAGATGACATCGCTGCCGACCCGGCAATCATGGGCCACATGGGCATTGGCCAGGAATGTGCTGCGATCACCGACTGAGGTTAGCATACCGCCCGACCCCGTGCCGGGGTTCATGGTGACGCCTTCGCGGATCAGACAATCCGACCCAATGTCGAGTCGCGACAATTCTCCCCGATATTTGAGATCCTGCGGCTCGTGACCGATCGAACTGAAGGGGAAGATGCGCGTCCGCGCTCCGATCGACGTGCGACCGGCAACGGCCACATGGGACACGAGTTGGACCTCGTCCCCGAGTTCGACATCGGCGCCGATGGTGCAGAATGGCCCGATCGACACATTTCGGCCGATGACGGCACCTGGCTCGACGACCGCAAGGGGATGAACCCCGACCTCACGAGCCGCCACTGACCTCTCGAGGGCCGTCAATCCATCACCAGCATGGCGCTGACGAGAGCTTCGGCCACAAGCACGCCGTCGACCTTCGCCTCGCCCCTATACCACCACATATTGCGCCGATGCGCCGTTTTGGTGAGGTGATATTCGACGACGTCGCCCGGCACCACAGGCTTGCGAAACTTGGCTTTATCGATCGTCATGAAATAGACCAGCTTCGGTCGAGCAAGGCCCTTCGAATGAACGCAAAGCGCGCCGGCCGTCTGTGCCATACCCTCGATCAGCAAGATGCCAGGCATCACCGGCCGACCCGGAAAATGCCCCTGGAAATGCGGCTCGTTGATCGTGACGTTCTTGATCCCGACACAACTCTCGTCGCCCTTCATCTTGATGATCTTATCGACCAGCAAGAATGGATAACGATGGGGCAACGCTTCGAGCAATTGCTGAATATCAAGGGAATCAAGCGTTATCGGCAGCACCGTATCGTCCATTCGGAATCCATCGATTGTGGCCTCGTGGTCGGCATGGGATAGCCGGGGCCGGCAAGAAAAAGAGCGCCATCAGCGCACGAAGTGCCCGCGAGGGCAATGACATAGACCAGCGATCACCTGTCAGGACACCCCAGCGGGAGGTGGAGCATCAAGGCCGATCAGTTCTTCTCCTCGACCGGAGCGTTCGCGCCGGGCTTGTTCCATTCGCCGCGCGCCAAACGCTTGAGGATAGCGGTCTGTTTGAACAAATCCCGCACCGGCTGGGCCGGAGATCCAACCACGCGAGCGCCCGCTGGGACATCCGCCATGACCCCTGCCTGGGCACCGATTTGAGCACCCGTGCCGATCGTCAAATGGCCCGTCAGGCCCGCCTGCCCCCCGGTGACTGCAAAATCTCCGAGTGTCGTCGACCCGGAGATGCCACCTTGCGAGACGATCACGCAATGACGACCGATGACGACGTTGTGGGCGATCTGGACGAGATTATCGATCTTAGTGCCCTCTCCGATGATCGTATCGCGGTTCGATCCTCGATCGATCGCGGAATTTGCGCCGATCTCGACGTCATCCTGGATCACGACGCGGCCAATCTGCGGCACCTTCAGGTGTCCACGTGCGGACATCGCGAACCCAAACCCATCCTGCCCAATGCGAACGCCGGGATGAATAATGACCTGGTTGCCGATCAACGCATTCAAGATCGTCGATTGCGGGCCGATCGAGCAGGATCGCCCGATGCGCACATCCGGCCCGACGACGCTATTGGCGCCGATCGTCGTTCCCGATCCGATTTCCGCGCGCGGCCCGATGACCGCACCAGGGTCGATCGTGACACCCGCTTCGATCCGTGCTTCGGGATGGATGAAAGCACCTGGGGAGATACCCTCCGTTCCGAAAATGGAGCTCGGCCGAAGGGCATCCGGGTAGAGTTTGGCCAAAATCACGGCAATGCTGCGGTACGGCTCGGTCGCGATCAGAGCGACGGTCCCGGCCGGCACGATGGCGGCGAATTTCGCTGGAACGAGACAAGCAGAAGCGCGGGTCGCGGCCACCATCGGGGCATAACGCGGATTATCGAGAAACGTCAGGGCTCCTGCGCCGGCCAGATCGAGAGGCGCCACGCTGGTAATGACGGTCGAAAGCTCCGCCCCCGCGGGAGCGGTTGCGCCCGTCCATTCGACGATCTCCGCGAGCGTTGGTGTGCAAGCACGGCGGAAGAAGACCGGTGCGCTCATGTCGATGCCGTACCCATTCGTTGTGAGTTGCCCCGAGGGCATTCGTTTGAAGCCAAAAGGGGCTTCAGCCACCGCACCAAAGCAGCGGCTTGGTTGAACCACTTCGCTGCGTCAAGTCAAACATGCCCAGCCCTGAAGAGTGAAGTGGTCGACCCGAAGCCAAGGTTTTTCACGCGTCGTCTCGGTCCCAAGCACGCCGCTGAAGCAAGTCCTTTAAACGAGTGTGGGACCCCGGCCTTTCGGCCGAGGTCCCACGGGATAACAAGATCTCGTCTCGATCAGAAGCTGGTGCCACCCGAGAAGCGGAAGGCTTGCGTCTGGTCGTATTTGTCCTTGCTCAAAGCGTAGGCGTAATCGAACCGGATCGGGCCAAGCGGCGAGGCCCAAATCAAGCTGGCGCCGACGGAGGAGCGGATCGCGTCCGAATCGCGCAAGACCACGCAGGTGCCCTGCTGATAGTTGGTCGCAAACACGCCAGTCGCCTGGCCGCCCGCCACGCAGGCTCCACCACCCGGGGTGAAGTTCGTGCGGCCGGTGTAGCCGAAGAGCGTTCCCGCATCGGCGAAGAAGGCACCCTTCAGGCCAAGGTCACGCGGCAGACCATAAAGCGGGAACTGCGTCTCCAACGATCCACCGAAGTAGGTCGAGCCACCCAGCGGATTGTATTTGGCGTTGGTCGGGTCGCTGATGTCGCGTGCGCCGATACCCGACGGAGCGAAACCACGAACCAATGTCGGTCCAAGCTGGAACTGGTCGGTGATGCGAAGCTGACCACTCAGCGCTTCGACATGACCTCCCTGCAGGCGCACGAACCCGATGATGTCGTCGTAGATCGGGTGGTAGTAGCGCAGGTCGCCCGTGCTCCGAACGAAGGTGTTGTCGCGCTGACCGCCCGCATTGCCGAGGCCGGTGTCGAAGCCGACATCGGTCCGGATTTCGGCGAACAAGCCGCTGGTCGGGTTCTTCGGGTTATCCAGTGTGTTGTAGTTGAGGTTGAAGCCGACCAAATTGGTCAACGTCGACCCAAGCGCTTCCTTGATGGCGATCGACGCCTCACCGTTGGTCAAGCAGTTGTTCGTCGCTGTGGCCGGCACATTCACCAAGGTGCCGTAACCAGGCGTTGTCCCATCGATCGGAACACCACCGGTCGACACGCAATCGTTTGACGGCTGGCTCGACTTGTTCGGGATGCTGATCTTGGTGTTGTAGATCGAGTAATGCGGCGAGATGGAGAATTCGTCGGTGATCGGAATACCAAGCCGCAAGGTACCGCCCGTCACGAAGGTCTCGTAGAGCGCATATTGCGTGTTATCGTTCTGCTTGGCGAAGATGTCGAAACCAGCGGCGATGCGGGTGTCGAAGATATACGGCTCGGTGAAGGAGAAATCGACGCCGCGGGCATACTGGCCCTCTTGCACGCCGAGCTTCACATATTGACCACGGCCTAGGAAGTTGGTCTCGGTCACGGCTGCTTCCGCGATGAAGCCATCCGAGGTCGAGTAACCACCCGAGATCGAGAACGATCCCGTCGGCTGATCTTCGACGTCGACGTTGATGATGACACGGTCGGCGGATGAGCCCGGCAGATTGGTGATCCGGACCTTCTTGAAGAAGCCGAGGCTGTTCAAGCGGCGCTCGGCCCGATCGATCATGACCTTGTTGTAGGGGTCGCCTTCGCCGATATCGAACTCGCGACGAATGACGTAGTCGCGGGTGCGGGTATTTCCGTGGACGTCGATGCGCTCGATGTAGACGCGCGGGCCTTCATCGATCACGAAGCCAAGGTTGACCGTGTGCGTGGACGGATTGCGGTCACCGCGCGGCCGAACTTCCGAGAAGGCATAACCGCGACGCTGAACTTCGCGGGTCAACCCTTCGGTCGACTTCTCGACGAGGTCGCCATCATAGACGTCGCCTGCGGAAAGCCGAACGATCGGCGTCAGTTGCTCGCCAGAGACGTCCGACAGATGGGATTCAACCCGAACGGCGCCAACCGTATATTGCGCGCCTTCTTCGACCGTGATCGTGATGTGATAACCGCCGGCTTCCGGGTCGAATTTCACGTCCGAGCCGACGATGCGGAAGTCGGCATAACCGTTGCGAAGGTAGAAGCGGCGAATGGCTTCCTGATCGGCCGCGACCTTGTCGGCATCATAGACGTCGGATGTCTTGAAAAAAGACAGGTAATTTGATTCCGTGGTCTGCATCAGACCGCGAAGCTTGCCGGAGCCAAACGCCTTGTTGCCGACGAAGTCGATCGACTTCACGCCGGTCTTGTCGCCCTCGTCGATCGTGAACACGACGTCGAGGCGACCGTTCGGAAGATCGACCGTCCGGGCCGTGACCTTGGCGAGACCACGGCCGTTATGCTGATAGATTTCCTTGATGCGCTCGATGTCGGCCTGAACCGTGGCGGGCGAATAAGGCCCTCGCGATTTCGACTGAATGGCACTGGCCATCTGGTCGCCCTTGATCTTGCTGTTGCCCTCGAAAGCAACCCGGTTGATGACGCCATTCTCGACGACGGTCACGACCAGACCCGCACCGCGGTGGCTGACGCGAACATCGGAAAACAGCCCGGTCGCATAAAGGTCTTTAATGGATTGGTTGACATTGCCCTGATCGGCACCGGTGAAATAGGACCGGACCGTTTCAGCGTCGACGCGACGATTGCCCTCGACAACAATGGATGCCGCCGATGCGGGCAAGGTGATCCCGGCAATCATGACGGATAAGACCGTTATGAACGCGAGTCGGTTCAAGAAGCCGCGTAGAAACTGCATGTACTCTCGGTCCCCGTCTACCGCGAGCGTGGGTCACGCTCTCGATCCCTCAACCTGAACACTAAAGTTTGATGATTTCCGAAACCGAAGTGACGGGAACCAGATTTTCTTGTCTCAGGTTTTCGCTTCTACAAGGTTTACGGGGGGGAGCAAACCAA includes:
- the lpxA gene encoding acyl-ACP--UDP-N-acetylglucosamine O-acyltransferase, which gives rise to MAAREVGVHPLAVVEPGAVIGRNVSIGPFCTIGADVELGDEVQLVSHVAVAGRTSIGARTRIFPFSSIGHEPQDLKYRGELSRLDIGSDCLIREGVTMNPGTGSGGMLTSVGDRSTFLANAHVAHDCRVGSDVIFSNNVMLAGHCRVGDFVILGGGAAVHQFVRIGPHAFVGGLAGVENDVIPYGMALGNRAHLAGLNLIGLKRRGFTREQIHDLRRAYRLLFAAEGTLKERVEDVAGEFSTHVEVHEILDFIRNGADRAICVPREVKDVAG
- the bamA gene encoding outer membrane protein assembly factor BamA → MQFLRGFLNRLAFITVLSVMIAGITLPASAASIVVEGNRRVDAETVRSYFTGADQGNVNQSIKDLYATGLFSDVRVSHRGAGLVVTVVENGVINRVAFEGNSKIKGDQMASAIQSKSRGPYSPATVQADIERIKEIYQHNGRGLAKVTARTVDLPNGRLDVVFTIDEGDKTGVKSIDFVGNKAFGSGKLRGLMQTTESNYLSFFKTSDVYDADKVAADQEAIRRFYLRNGYADFRIVGSDVKFDPEAGGYHITITVEEGAQYTVGAVRVESHLSDVSGEQLTPIVRLSAGDVYDGDLVEKSTEGLTREVQRRGYAFSEVRPRGDRNPSTHTVNLGFVIDEGPRVYIERIDVHGNTRTRDYVIRREFDIGEGDPYNKVMIDRAERRLNSLGFFKKVRITNLPGSSADRVIINVDVEDQPTGSFSISGGYSTSDGFIAEAAVTETNFLGRGQYVKLGVQEGQYARGVDFSFTEPYIFDTRIAAGFDIFAKQNDNTQYALYETFVTGGTLRLGIPITDEFSISPHYSIYNTKISIPNKSSQPSNDCVSTGGVPIDGTTPGYGTLVNVPATATNNCLTNGEASIAIKEALGSTLTNLVGFNLNYNTLDNPKNPTSGLFAEIRTDVGFDTGLGNAGGQRDNTFVRSTGDLRYYHPIYDDIIGFVRLQGGHVEALSGQLRITDQFQLGPTLVRGFAPSGIGARDISDPTNAKYNPLGGSTYFGGSLETQFPLYGLPRDLGLKGAFFADAGTLFGYTGRTNFTPGGGACVAGGQATGVFATNYQQGTCVVLRDSDAIRSSVGASLIWASPLGPIRFDYAYALSKDKYDQTQAFRFSGGTSF
- the lpxB gene encoding lipid-A-disaccharide synthase, with amino-acid sequence MKPPRAVGGASDRRETPLRLFIVAGEHSGDQLGFKLMRALRRLSPRPLAFAGVGGDRMEAEGLRSLFPLTDIAVMGILPVIKRLPTVLRRISETAAAAVAFKPDALIIIDSPDFTHRVARRVRRRLPGIPVIDYVSPTVWAWRTGRAKAMRAYVDHVLALLPFEPAAHARLGGPTCTYVGHPLIERIDEFRPLPQDVDRRREEPPVVVVLPGSRHSEIRRLMDDFGGALERLQASYGPLEVVLPAVDHLAAEIEARAAAWPVQVRILRGEAEKLAAFRRARVALAASGTVTLELALAGVPTVVAYRVTPVEMRLRFLIKVPSIVLPNLVTGSLDIPEFIGDACTPERLAAALLPLLRETPTRQAQTDAMRRLDALMSLESGEVPSECAASVILRHIGAL
- the lpxD gene encoding UDP-3-O-(3-hydroxymyristoyl)glucosamine N-acyltransferase is translated as MSAPVFFRRACTPTLAEIVEWTGATAPAGAELSTVITSVAPLDLAGAGALTFLDNPRYAPMVAATRASACLVPAKFAAIVPAGTVALIATEPYRSIAVILAKLYPDALRPSSIFGTEGISPGAFIHPEARIEAGVTIDPGAVIGPRAEIGSGTTIGANSVVGPDVRIGRSCSIGPQSTILNALIGNQVIIHPGVRIGQDGFGFAMSARGHLKVPQIGRVVIQDDVEIGANSAIDRGSNRDTIIGEGTKIDNLVQIAHNVVIGRHCVIVSQGGISGSTTLGDFAVTGGQAGLTGHLTIGTGAQIGAQAGVMADVPAGARVVGSPAQPVRDLFKQTAILKRLARGEWNKPGANAPVEEKN
- the fabZ gene encoding 3-hydroxyacyl-ACP dehydratase FabZ, with the protein product MDDTVLPITLDSLDIQQLLEALPHRYPFLLVDKIIKMKGDESCVGIKNVTINEPHFQGHFPGRPVMPGILLIEGMAQTAGALCVHSKGLARPKLVYFMTIDKAKFRKPVVPGDVVEYHLTKTAHRRNMWWYRGEAKVDGVLVAEALVSAMLVMD